Proteins encoded in a region of the Scomber scombrus chromosome 16, fScoSco1.1, whole genome shotgun sequence genome:
- the LOC133996914 gene encoding tyrosine-protein kinase STYK1-like — translation MSSNSTADNECAADDNLCIIRVHQQAVIIVPTLLLFSSLITLLVLFIKRFCPGRKRTRTTAPKRYHNSTHRQTQRHSNRSHLQGIDAPPGINPLEHEELPMSVQQVQHSVVSTPAAVPQMSRERHRGAFSQITALPLSFSIKPNNTVTLYRARMDNKDVVLRVLKDTANSSEKQHFLGFASFVSGLGPHPFLPALMGVVTVQSPPTMVVEELQHRDLLGFLWRCRQDNPSFEATCDLTEKRIFIMAGQVASALEYLHSQGCVHGNVGARSVLVGGDLTAKLWGLGSVYRKRTQVDSPGQTEDMELRKWQAPEVLSGRPVSQSSDVWSFGILLYEMVTLGDPPFPQLMATELLQYLQRGRNLDRPASCSSSLYAIIKSCCQWSAQQRLPMSDLIRKLQAGERSANGSAVLRVPEPLSIERYLREAGYGEGYNYAVL, via the exons ATGTCATCCAACTCCACGGCCGATAATGAGTGTGCGGCGGACGACAACCTGTGTA taATCCGGGTGCATCAGCAGGCAGTGATCATCGTCCCTACGCTGCTCCTTTTCTCCAGTCTGATCACTTTACTGGTCCTGTTCATCAAGAGGTTTTGTCCCGGACGGAAGCGGACGCGGACCACCGCCCCTAAACGCTACCACAACTcgacacacaggcagacacagaGGCACAGCAATAGAAGTCACCTGCAGGGTATCGATG caCCACCTGGGATAAACCCACTGGAACATGAGGAGCTGCCGATGTCAGTTCAACAGGTGCAGCACAGTGTGGTGTCCACTCCTGCTGCAGTACCACAGATGTCCAGAGAGAGGCATCGTGGAGCCTTCAGCCAGATCACTGCCCTGCCACTGTCCTTTTCCATCAAACCTAATAACACAGTCACCCTGTACAGAGCACGCATGGATAACAAGGATGTCGTCCTGAGGGTGCTGAAAG ATACAGCAAACAGCAGTGAGAAGCAGCACTTCCTGGGTTTTGCCTCCTTTGTGTCTGGACTGGGGCCGCACCCCTTCCTACCTGCACTGATGGGTGTGGTTACAGTGCAGTCGCCCCCGACGATGGTCGTAGAGGAGCTGCAGCACAGAGACCTGCTGGGGTTCCTCTGGAGGTGTAGACAG GATAACCCCAGTTTTGAGGCTACATGTGACTTGACAGAGAAGAGGATCTTCATCATGGCGGGACAAGTGGCCTCTGCTCTG GAGTACCTGCACAGTCAGGGCTGCGTTCATGGCAACGTGGGAGCTCGCAGCGTTCTGGTTGGTGGAGATCTGACGGCAAAGCTGTGGGGATTGGGCTCCGTCTACCGCAAGAGGACGCAGGTCGATTCACCGGGACAAACGGAGGACATGGAGCTGAGAAAGTGGCAGGCGCCCGAAGTGCTGTCCGGAAGACCCGTCAGTCAGAGCAGTGATGT ATGGTCCTTTGGTATCCTGCTCTATGAAATGGTCACATTAG GTGACCCACCGTTTCCTCAGTTGATGGCCACTGAACTGCTGCAGTATCTCCAGAGAGGAAGGAATCTGGATCGACCGGCTTCATGCTCCAGCTCACT GTACGCCATCATTAAATCGTGCTGCCAGTGGAGTGCCCAGCAACGGCTCCCCATGTCGGACCTGATTCGAAAGCTTCAGGCGGGAGAGAGATCAGCCAATGGGAGCGCAGTTCTCAGAGTGCCTGAACCACTCAGCATCGAGAGATACCTGCGGGAGGCGGGATATGGAGAGGGATACAACTATGCCGTGCTATGA